Part of the Polaribacter sp. Hel1_33_78 genome is shown below.
CGATAGCCCATGCACAAGCGATGATAATGGCTCATTACCAAGATTTATTGAACTGTATGTGAGTGGCACAATTGATTTCCAAGGTTATGATTTAGATGTAGAATTAAATGGGCCTAATTCTAGCTCTGGAGACTGGGTATCAAAAAACATTTCAGATTTAGGTACAATTACAAACCAATTTGTTTATCTGATAAAAAAAACTGACACAACAAGTTTTGAGGCTGTTTTCCCTGATAAAACCAAAATAGGAATTAGCTTAGGCACCATTAATGGCAATGATTCTTTTAGAGTAGAGGACCCTAATGGAAATATTATTGACATATTTGGTAACCCAAGCGAAATTACAGACTCTTCTTTTTTTGGAACTTGGAGTTATAAAGATAGTTATGCAAAAAGAAAAAATGGTAAAATAGCGAATGCAGGTAACTTTAATAAAGACGATTTCTTTTATGCGGGAGAAAATGCCCTGGATGGTGCAGATTGCAATTCTTTAGCAAATGCTGTTAATTTAGGCTCTTATATTGCATGGACTGGAGCAACGAATAATGCATGGACAAACGCTACAAACTGGAATATTGAAACTATTCCAGAAGCGTCTGATGATATTGTTATTCCAAATGGTTTAACTAATTATCCAACAGTATTCAGTGGAACTTCAATAACAGCAAATAGTATTACTATTGAGTCAGGAGGAACTTTAATAGCAGAGGGCACTTCTACAGTTACTGGAGATATTACTTACAATAGAAATTTACCTACTGCAGATTCATGGTATCTTGTTTCGTCTCCTGTTGATGGGGAAACCATTACTGACTTAATATCTAATCATACTTTTATAACTAGTTCTAATAATGTAAGTATAGGAATAGCCCCTTATGACAACTCTCAGACGTCTACGACAAGCGGATGGTCTTATCAAACTAATAATTCTACTGGTAATTTAGAAAATGCTCAAGGATATTCAATACAGTTGGAAGAAGTAGGCAATCTTTCTTTTACAGGTGCGCTGAGAACGGATGATACAAATGCTAGCGTTGCTCTTGTGCAAAATGCCACAAATGGGAATAACTATAATTTGATGGGTAACCCTTATACTTCTTATATAAATAGTTCGACTTTCTTAAATACACAATCTTCAGATTTAGAATCAACTTTTTACATTTGGAACGGAACCTCATATGATACAAAAACGACAGGGACAAGCCCTGATTTTATGATTGCCCCAGGACAAGGCTTTTTTGTTGAAGCTAAAACTAGTAATCCAGTAACTTTTATAGAATCTAATCAAAGTCATAATTCAATAGATACCTTTCAAAAAAGTGATTCAAAACCAGAAATTAAATTAAATCTTACAGATGGTAAAAATAACAGAACTGCAGAAATATATTATATAGCTGAAACGAGTACTGGTTTTGACACCGGTTATGATGGAAAATTATTTGGCGGAGTTTCTAATTCCTTTGCCATTTATTCTCAATTAATTTCAGATAATAATGGTAATAATTACGCAATTCAGTCTTTACCAAATTTTGATTATGAGAACATGATTATCCCTATTGGTGTCAATGCCGCTAAAGGTCTTGAAATTAACTTTACTGCTGAAATTCTTAACTTACCTCCAGACCTAAAAGTATATCTTGAAGATAAAGAAAACAATACATATACAACATTGGGTGGAGATAATAACCACAAAATTTCTTTAACAAAAGATTTAAGCGGAATAGGTAGATTCTATATACATACTTCTAAAAAATCAATTTTAAATGTGCAAGATTTA
Proteins encoded:
- a CDS encoding T9SS type A sorting domain-containing protein, with the translated sequence MKKENFLKIALTLTLCLPFHKICAQSVVITTIVDGTLADSPCTSDDNGSLPRFIELYVSGTIDFQGYDLDVELNGPNSSSGDWVSKNISDLGTITNQFVYLIKKTDTTSFEAVFPDKTKIGISLGTINGNDSFRVEDPNGNIIDIFGNPSEITDSSFFGTWSYKDSYAKRKNGKIANAGNFNKDDFFYAGENALDGADCNSLANAVNLGSYIAWTGATNNAWTNATNWNIETIPEASDDIVIPNGLTNYPTVFSGTSITANSITIESGGTLIAEGTSTVTGDITYNRNLPTADSWYLVSSPVDGETITDLISNHTFITSSNNVSIGIAPYDNSQTSTTSGWSYQTNNSTGNLENAQGYSIQLEEVGNLSFTGALRTDDTNASVALVQNATNGNNYNLMGNPYTSYINSSTFLNTQSSDLESTFYIWNGTSYDTKTTGTSPDFMIAPGQGFFVEAKTSNPVTFIESNQSHNSIDTFQKSDSKPEIKLNLTDGKNNRTAEIYYIAETSTGFDTGYDGKLFGGVSNSFAIYSQLISDNNGNNYAIQSLPNFDYENMIIPIGVNAAKGLEINFTAEILNLPPDLKVYLEDKENNTYTTLGGDNNHKISLTKDLSGIGRFYIHTSKKSILNVQDLALENVSIFQANRATLTIVGLYHGKINIKLYNLLGQQVLNNSFEGNGLNNIRLSNINSGIYLVHLTTQTGAINKKISIQY